A region from the Drosophila ananassae strain 14024-0371.13 chromosome 2L, ASM1763931v2, whole genome shotgun sequence genome encodes:
- the LOC6500142 gene encoding uncharacterized protein LOC6500142 isoform X1, with protein MRRNLRLDWRALALLGALLAYIIPWPGLGQVGAMPALIGNPIPDMSNANNSNLLSNSYLQSDHSRSSLVPSVVSERNSVNPPENQSIIAEFNPSLTIQSTALETSTEITPQSNTNQLEEPMGFVISAVPSAHLAVLSRTERSIRHQEHQQQKQQKHHHHQQHQPTSAGNNFIGSKSKRLSNSRSNLQINSSSNNTPISNLDRNERSTVAQSHLDWNSRKIQLFVNRHILQLMRNGTVTGTQDENNEFTILQRSTVDVGRIKLQSVATCLYLCMDACGIAYGSKDFTDDCVFNENMGLQNYNTYTSTYNSNSLRVFYLALNNQGGLRRTQIPPGRALQKMTIYTNVITETVAQERVEQLIAKNFGANRVKHGVRQLCDTGKPLIELIDAESFKTPHTCNPKSGSGSGKGGSNSRSSSKNGSISSSSRSSSSLTSSRNVPVPALRPGSLISISNSSQSVSGHISSSISSSTTNSSNSTNSSSPTGHHKIKGNKNKKRRLCKPNENEEQHHCRKLGPKAQKCKELREKAAAEGTPPPKCGKKNGPRKNQGADVAEAKGIQQQRPKQLGGGGKRKAQGKAGKQRQGGPKKHQPQNPQQAHHAKGSKRRQRKMEQSSTSSTTMASSLATPESRWESSSPLPALALSETSDRVERNVRMSSGEEDPDQDQDQDTGEGDEEAESLEDASYEDGSSEAQGRSGASGDDSLYYDFLVLLIPLVLLQMRVIL; from the exons ATGCGAAGAAACCTGCGCCTGGACTGGAGGGCCCTGGCGCTGCTGGGCGCCCTCCTCGCGTATATTATCCCCTGGCCGGGATTGGGCCAAGTGGGAGCCATGCCCGCGCTAATTGGGAATCCAATACCGGACATGTCCAATGCGAACAACAGCAATCTGCTTAGTAATAGTTATCTACAAAGTGATCATAGTCGTAGTAGTTTAGTGCCGAGCGTAGTGAGTGAACGTAATAGTGTAAATCCACCCGAAAATCAAAGTATTATTGCTGAATTTAATCCGAGCTTAACCATCCAATCAACTGCCCTAGAAACATCCACAGAAATCACACCCCAATCCAATACCAATCAGCTGGAGGAGCCGATGGGCTTTGTCATATCCGCGGTGCCGAGCGCTCACTTGGCTGTCCTGTCGCGTACCGAGCGCAGCATTCGTCACCAGGAGCATCAGCAGCAAAAGCAGCAGaagcaccaccaccatcaaCAGCACCAGCCCACATCGGCTGGCAATAATTTCATTGGTTCGAAATCGAAAAGACTGAGCAACTCTAGAAGTAATCTACAAATAAATAGCAGTAGCAACAATACACCCATCAGCAATCTGGACCGCAACGAGCGCTCCACCGTGGCCCAGTCTCACTTGGACTGGAACTCCCGCAAGATCCAGTTGTTCGTCAACAGGCACATCCTCCAGCTGATGCGGAATGGAACCGTGACAGGTACCCAGGATGAGAACAATGAATTCA CGATTCTGCAGCGCTCCACCGTGGATGTGGGTCGCATCAAGCTCCAGAGTGTGGCAACCTGCTTGTATCTGTGCATGGACGCGTGTGGCATAGCCTATGGCTCG AAAGACTTCACCGACGACTGTGTCTTCAACGAGAACATGGGTCTGCAGAACTACAACACCTACACCTCCACTTACAACTCGAATTCGCTGCGCGTTTTCTATTTGGCGCTGAACAATCAGGGCGGACTCCGTCGGACACAGATTCCGCCCGGACGGGCCCTGCAAAAGATGACCATATACACCAATGTGATCACGGAGACGGTGGCCCAGGAGCGGGTCGAGCAGCTAATTGCCAAGAACTTCGGGGCGAATCGCGTCAAGCATGGCGTGCGCCAACTCTGTGATACGGGCAAGCCGCTGATCGAGCTGATCGATGCGGAGAGTTTCAAGACGCCGCACACTTGCAACCCCAAgagcggcagcggcagtggcaagGGCGGTAGCAATAGCAGAAGCAGTAGCAAAAACGGCAGCATCAGCAGTAGTAGCAGAAGTAGTAGTAGTCTCACTAGCAGTAGAAACGTTCCTGTGCCTGCGCTCAGACCCGGCAGCCTGATTAGTATTAGTAACAGTAGTCAAAGCGTGAGCGGCCATATTAGCAGTAGCATTAGCAGTAGCACCACCAATAGCAGTAACTCCACTAACTCCAGTAGCCCCACTGGCCACCACAAAATCAAGGGCAACAAGAACAAAAAGAGGCGTCTGTGCAAGCCCAATGAGAACGAGGAGCAACACCATTGCCGCAAGCTGGGCCCCAAGGCTCAGAAGTGCAAGGAGCTGCGCGAGAAGGCGGCAGCTGAGGGCACCCCACCGCCCAAGTGTGGCAAGAAGAATGGCCCTAGAAAAAATCAGGGAGCCGACGTGGCTGAGGCCAAGGGTATCCAGCAGCAGCGGCCCAAGCAGTTAGGAGGAGGCGGTAAAAGGAAGGCGCAGGGAAAGGCTGGAAAACAGCGTCAGGGAGGCCCAAAGAAACATCAGCCGCAGAATCCCCAACAAGCACATCATGCCAAGGGCTCCAAGCGAAGGCAACGTAAAATGGAGCAGAGCAGCACCAGCTCCACCACCATGGCCAGTAGCTTGGCCACTCCGGAAAGCCGCTGGGAGAGCAGTTCTCCCCTGCCCGCCCTGGCACTGAGCGAGACCAGTGATCGGGTGGAGCGCAATGTGCGCATGAGCAGCGGGGAGGAGGATCCCGATCAAGATCAAGACCAGGATACCGGCGAAGGGGATGAGGAGGCCGAGTCCCTGGAGGACGCCAGTTACGAGGATGGCAGCTCCGAGGCCCAAGGACGCAGCGGTGCCTCAGGCGACGACTCGCTCTACTATGATTT CCTTGTCTTGCTCATCCCATTGGTTTTGCTCCAGATGCGAGTAATCCTGTGA
- the LOC6500143 gene encoding cathepsin L isoform X2 encodes MSIKVPGYGLVLLAVSQATYFDEEFLDWSYFKLFNEKKYQDETVDAVRFEIFKENRQYIAQHNRKWENGEVSFRIDINEYADLLNHEFNEMRNGNDQNGRSIKGSTFIPPMGFTLPENIDWRSLGAVTPVKNQKYCDSCWAFAAAGALEGQHFRHTGNLVSLSEQNLLDCSVSNNGCKSGLASRAFLDIKKEGGIATESSYSYEATQKLCRLNNATFGASDTGFVQLEFGNETQLAIAVATVGPIAVSLDSSMIPI; translated from the exons ATGTCCATCAAAGTGCCAGGCTATGG TCTTGTCCTGCTGGCTGTTTCTCAGGCCACATACTTTGACGAGGAATTTCTGGATTGGAGCTATTTCAAGCTGTTTAACGAGAAGAAATACCAGGACGAGACGGTGGATGCTGTACGTTTcgagatttttaaggaaaatagGCAATACATTGCCCAGCACAATCGCAAATGGGAGAACGGTGAAGTGAGCTTTAGAATCGATATAAACGAATATGCCGACCTACTGAATCACGAGTTTAACGAAATGAGGAACGGAAACGATCAGAACGGTCGAAG CATCAAAGGCTCTACGTTCATTCCGCCAATGGGCTTTACTCTGCCAGAAAATATTGACTGGCGCAGTCTAGGAGCCGTGACTCCAGTAAAGAACCAAAAATACTGTGACAGTTGTTGGGCCTTTGCCGCAGCAGGAGCACTTGAGGGCCAGCATTTCCGCCATACTGGAAATTTAGTATCACTCTCCGAGCAGAATCTGTTGGACTGCTCAGTGTCCAACAATGGTTGCAAAAGCGGACTGGCTTCTCGCGCCTTTTTGGACATTAAAAAGGAAGGAGGCATCGCCACTGAGAGTTCGTATTCTTACGAGGCTACACAAAAGCTATGCCGCTTAAACAATGCCACTTTTGGGGCAAGCGACACCGGGTTTGTACAATTGGAATTCGGAAACGAGACCCAACTGGCCATAGCGGTGGCCACCGTCGGACCCATCGCCGTGTCCCTAGATTCCTCCA TGATACCAATTTAA
- the LOC6500142 gene encoding uncharacterized protein LOC6500142 isoform X2 yields the protein MRRNLRLDWRALALLGALLAYIIPWPGLGQVGAMPALIGNPIPDMSNANNSNLLSNSYLQSDHSRSSLVPSVVSERNSVNPPENQSIIAEFNPSLTIQSTALETSTEITPQSNTNQLEEPMGFVISAVPSAHLAVLSRTERSIRHQEHQQQKQQKHHHHQQHQPTSAGNNFIGSKSKRLSNSRSNLQINSSSNNTPISNLDRNERSTVAQSHLDWNSRKIQLFVNRHILQLMRNGTVTGTQDENNEFTILQRSTVDVGRIKLQSVATCLYLCMDACGIAYGSKDFTDDCVFNENMGLQNYNTYTSTYNSNSLRVFYLALNNQGGLRRTQIPPGRALQKMTIYTNVITETVAQERVEQLIAKNFGANRVKHGVRQLCDTGKPLIELIDAESFKTPHTCNPKSGSGSGKGGSNSRSSSKNGSISSSSRSSSSLTSSRNVPVPALRPGSLISISNSSQSVSGHISSSISSSTTNSSNSTNSSSPTGHHKIKGNKNKKRRLCKPNENEEQHHCRKLGPKAQKCKELREKAAAEGTPPPKCGKKNGPRKNQGADVAEAKGIQQQRPKQLGGGGKRKAQGKAGKQRQGGPKKHQPQNPQQAHHAKGSKRRQRKMEQSSTSSTTMASSLATPESRWESSSPLPALALSETSDRVERNVRMSSGEEDPDQDQDQDTGEGDEEAESLEDASYEDGSSEAQGRSGASGDDSLYYDFGLSIPRRIHPRKTR from the exons ATGCGAAGAAACCTGCGCCTGGACTGGAGGGCCCTGGCGCTGCTGGGCGCCCTCCTCGCGTATATTATCCCCTGGCCGGGATTGGGCCAAGTGGGAGCCATGCCCGCGCTAATTGGGAATCCAATACCGGACATGTCCAATGCGAACAACAGCAATCTGCTTAGTAATAGTTATCTACAAAGTGATCATAGTCGTAGTAGTTTAGTGCCGAGCGTAGTGAGTGAACGTAATAGTGTAAATCCACCCGAAAATCAAAGTATTATTGCTGAATTTAATCCGAGCTTAACCATCCAATCAACTGCCCTAGAAACATCCACAGAAATCACACCCCAATCCAATACCAATCAGCTGGAGGAGCCGATGGGCTTTGTCATATCCGCGGTGCCGAGCGCTCACTTGGCTGTCCTGTCGCGTACCGAGCGCAGCATTCGTCACCAGGAGCATCAGCAGCAAAAGCAGCAGaagcaccaccaccatcaaCAGCACCAGCCCACATCGGCTGGCAATAATTTCATTGGTTCGAAATCGAAAAGACTGAGCAACTCTAGAAGTAATCTACAAATAAATAGCAGTAGCAACAATACACCCATCAGCAATCTGGACCGCAACGAGCGCTCCACCGTGGCCCAGTCTCACTTGGACTGGAACTCCCGCAAGATCCAGTTGTTCGTCAACAGGCACATCCTCCAGCTGATGCGGAATGGAACCGTGACAGGTACCCAGGATGAGAACAATGAATTCA CGATTCTGCAGCGCTCCACCGTGGATGTGGGTCGCATCAAGCTCCAGAGTGTGGCAACCTGCTTGTATCTGTGCATGGACGCGTGTGGCATAGCCTATGGCTCG AAAGACTTCACCGACGACTGTGTCTTCAACGAGAACATGGGTCTGCAGAACTACAACACCTACACCTCCACTTACAACTCGAATTCGCTGCGCGTTTTCTATTTGGCGCTGAACAATCAGGGCGGACTCCGTCGGACACAGATTCCGCCCGGACGGGCCCTGCAAAAGATGACCATATACACCAATGTGATCACGGAGACGGTGGCCCAGGAGCGGGTCGAGCAGCTAATTGCCAAGAACTTCGGGGCGAATCGCGTCAAGCATGGCGTGCGCCAACTCTGTGATACGGGCAAGCCGCTGATCGAGCTGATCGATGCGGAGAGTTTCAAGACGCCGCACACTTGCAACCCCAAgagcggcagcggcagtggcaagGGCGGTAGCAATAGCAGAAGCAGTAGCAAAAACGGCAGCATCAGCAGTAGTAGCAGAAGTAGTAGTAGTCTCACTAGCAGTAGAAACGTTCCTGTGCCTGCGCTCAGACCCGGCAGCCTGATTAGTATTAGTAACAGTAGTCAAAGCGTGAGCGGCCATATTAGCAGTAGCATTAGCAGTAGCACCACCAATAGCAGTAACTCCACTAACTCCAGTAGCCCCACTGGCCACCACAAAATCAAGGGCAACAAGAACAAAAAGAGGCGTCTGTGCAAGCCCAATGAGAACGAGGAGCAACACCATTGCCGCAAGCTGGGCCCCAAGGCTCAGAAGTGCAAGGAGCTGCGCGAGAAGGCGGCAGCTGAGGGCACCCCACCGCCCAAGTGTGGCAAGAAGAATGGCCCTAGAAAAAATCAGGGAGCCGACGTGGCTGAGGCCAAGGGTATCCAGCAGCAGCGGCCCAAGCAGTTAGGAGGAGGCGGTAAAAGGAAGGCGCAGGGAAAGGCTGGAAAACAGCGTCAGGGAGGCCCAAAGAAACATCAGCCGCAGAATCCCCAACAAGCACATCATGCCAAGGGCTCCAAGCGAAGGCAACGTAAAATGGAGCAGAGCAGCACCAGCTCCACCACCATGGCCAGTAGCTTGGCCACTCCGGAAAGCCGCTGGGAGAGCAGTTCTCCCCTGCCCGCCCTGGCACTGAGCGAGACCAGTGATCGGGTGGAGCGCAATGTGCGCATGAGCAGCGGGGAGGAGGATCCCGATCAAGATCAAGACCAGGATACCGGCGAAGGGGATGAGGAGGCCGAGTCCCTGGAGGACGCCAGTTACGAGGATGGCAGCTCCGAGGCCCAAGGACGCAGCGGTGCCTCAGGCGACGACTCGCTCTACTATGATTT CGGACTGTCGATCCCCCGGCGAATCCATCCCCGCAAAACCCGATGA
- the LOC6500143 gene encoding cathepsin L isoform X1, with the protein MSIKVPGYGLVLLAVSQATYFDEEFLDWSYFKLFNEKKYQDETVDAVRFEIFKENRQYIAQHNRKWENGEVSFRIDINEYADLLNHEFNEMRNGNDQNGRSIKGSTFIPPMGFTLPENIDWRSLGAVTPVKNQKYCDSCWAFAAAGALEGQHFRHTGNLVSLSEQNLLDCSVSNNGCKSGLASRAFLDIKKEGGIATESSYSYEATQKLCRLNNATFGASDTGFVQLEFGNETQLAIAVATVGPIAVSLDSSSILFHLYHSGIYDNPLCSDTNLIHAALVVGYGTEKGIDYWLVKNSWGEHWGENGYIKMRRNAGNQCGIATKAVYPLL; encoded by the exons ATGTCCATCAAAGTGCCAGGCTATGG TCTTGTCCTGCTGGCTGTTTCTCAGGCCACATACTTTGACGAGGAATTTCTGGATTGGAGCTATTTCAAGCTGTTTAACGAGAAGAAATACCAGGACGAGACGGTGGATGCTGTACGTTTcgagatttttaaggaaaatagGCAATACATTGCCCAGCACAATCGCAAATGGGAGAACGGTGAAGTGAGCTTTAGAATCGATATAAACGAATATGCCGACCTACTGAATCACGAGTTTAACGAAATGAGGAACGGAAACGATCAGAACGGTCGAAG CATCAAAGGCTCTACGTTCATTCCGCCAATGGGCTTTACTCTGCCAGAAAATATTGACTGGCGCAGTCTAGGAGCCGTGACTCCAGTAAAGAACCAAAAATACTGTGACAGTTGTTGGGCCTTTGCCGCAGCAGGAGCACTTGAGGGCCAGCATTTCCGCCATACTGGAAATTTAGTATCACTCTCCGAGCAGAATCTGTTGGACTGCTCAGTGTCCAACAATGGTTGCAAAAGCGGACTGGCTTCTCGCGCCTTTTTGGACATTAAAAAGGAAGGAGGCATCGCCACTGAGAGTTCGTATTCTTACGAGGCTACACAAAAGCTATGCCGCTTAAACAATGCCACTTTTGGGGCAAGCGACACCGGGTTTGTACAATTGGAATTCGGAAACGAGACCCAACTGGCCATAGCGGTGGCCACCGTCGGACCCATCGCCGTGTCCCTAGATTCCTCCAGTATATTATTTCACTTGTACCATTCCGGCATTTACGACAACCCTCTCTGCAGTGATACCAATTTAATACACGCTGCTTTAGTGGTTGGTTATGGAACAGAAAAGGGCATTGATTACTGGCTGGTCAAGAATTCCTGGGGGGAGCATTGGGGCGAAAACGGGTACATCAAGATGCGTCGGAATGCTGGAAACCAGTGCGGCATTGCCACAAAGGCTGTGTACCCCTTACTCTAA